From Parus major isolate Abel chromosome 1A, Parus_major1.1, whole genome shotgun sequence, the proteins below share one genomic window:
- the CAPS2 gene encoding calcyphosin-2 isoform X4, protein MKEEYKQHPQRTAEKKKDHLQCPDTSIKGTQLDDGQDDFVTIDKKALLHQCYINKPYKMQHNVRKSEAEDVAAERRKQAVVEQVMVDQLCRAVISDPEQSTRSDACKEAQGLLGAGIAPTRFRKRTLHETKVRTKSGLTENMLSNKLRFDSRIISRNGHDACRELIGFFFACDKSLTVYEYRQFGKNSFELFHRTNALPFIQKGVYQHQRGQRKGKSYDLSDFYIGANLTFRSVDHNLPESVKQNPVFTLRVISIDEAAMDNLKASSVELKEECSRQVVDDSKVFKKIQGIFRESLSKRGVRVITGLGKYFRQIDKNRNGFLSQATLKEALKVFHLEIPEGDFESLWLILDDSKSDKVDYGEFIHTIFGEMNEYRKAFVRKAYMKLDFNKTGSVPMIDVRKCYCAKKHPVVLTGKTAEEEMKSSFLEALGESCSNPNEVSYSEFEDYYEGLSFGIVDDDDFVNILRNSWGI, encoded by the exons ATGAAGGAAGAATATAAGCAACATCCTCAGagaactgcagaaaagaaaaaagaccaCCTCCAGTGTCCAGACACTTCAATAAAG GGTACACAGCTTGATGATGGACAAGATGATTTTGTAACTATTGATAAGAAAGCTCTCTTGCATCAATGCTATATAAACAAGCCGTATAAAATGCAGCACAACGTAAGGAAATCAGAAGCT GAGGATGttgctgcagagaggagaaaacaggcTGTTGTAGAACAAGTTATGGTGGATCAATTATGTAG AGCTGTCATAAGTGATCCAGAGCAGTCCACACGTTCTGATGCTTGCAAGGAAGCTCAAGGACTTCTGGGAGCTGGCATAGCACCGACACGTTTTAGAAAAAGGACACTCCATGAAACCAA AGTAAGGACCAAATCAGGACTAACTGAGAACATGCTTTCCAACAAGCTACGCTTTGATAGTAGGATTATATCGAG AAATGGTCACGATGCTTGTAGGGAGttgattggatttttttttgcatgtgacAAATCCCTTACTGTGTATGAATATCGTCAGTTTGGAAAAAACAG ttttgaattatttcacAGGACAAATGCCTTGCCTTTCATTCAGAAGGGAGTTTATCAACATCAGCGTGgacaaagaaagggaaaatcttATGATCTTAGTGACTTCTACATT GGAGCCAATCTGACTTTCCGAAGTGTTGATCATAACCTTCCAGAAAGTGTTAAGCAGAACCCCGTCTTCACCCTTCGTGTGATAAGTATTGATGAAGCAGCTATGGATAACCTAAA AGCTTCTTCTGTGGAACTCAAGGAAGAGTGTTCAAGGCAAGTGGTTGATGACAGCAAAGTTTTCAAGAAGATTCAAG GTATATTCAGAGAATCACTAAGTAAAAGAGGAGTTCGGGTTATAACAGGCTTAGGAAAGTATTTCCGACAAATAGACAAGAACAGAAATGGCTTTCTTTCTCAAGCAACCTTGAAAGAAGCTCTAAAAGTATTCCATTTGGAAATACCTGAAGGG gaCTTTGAATCCTTATGGCTTATTCTTGATGATAGCAAGAGTGATAAGGTCGACTATGGAGAATTCATCCATACCATCTTTGGAGAAATGAATGAATATAGGAAAGCATTTGTAAGAAAA GCTTATATGAAACTAGATTTCAACAAAACTGGGAGTGTGCCTATGATAGATGTCAGAAAATGTTACTGTGCAAAGAAACATCCTGTGGTATTGACAG gcaaaactgcagaagaagaaatgaaatcttCATTTCTAGAAGCATTAGGAGAGTCCTGCAGCAACCCCAATGAAGTGTCCTATTCTGAGTTTGAAGATTACTATGAAGGATTAAGTTTTGGAATTGTGGATGATGATGACTTTGTTAACATCTTAAGGAATTCATGGGGAATTTAG
- the CAPS2 gene encoding calcyphosin-2 isoform X1, with protein MDLEVNGVAASPRRKAELSLRVKKCQGWRPNRQATHSPHPPEVPCLDLTTLGESDEEDGDSYIPYTGSSSHRCQLDSSSEWRTSLQTPSVQHQHKTRPENLISATDRSKPKHGQYESGMKEEYKQHPQRTAEKKKDHLQCPDTSIKGTQLDDGQDDFVTIDKKALLHQCYINKPYKMQHNVRKSEAEDVAAERRKQAVVEQVMVDQLCRAVISDPEQSTRSDACKEAQGLLGAGIAPTRFRKRTLHETKVRTKSGLTENMLSNKLRFDSRIISRNGHDACRELIGFFFACDKSLTVYEYRQFGKNSFELFHRTNALPFIQKGVYQHQRGQRKGKSYDLSDFYIGANLTFRSVDHNLPESVKQNPVFTLRVISIDEAAMDNLKASSVELKEECSRQVVDDSKVFKKIQGIFRESLSKRGVRVITGLGKYFRQIDKNRNGFLSQATLKEALKVFHLEIPEGDFESLWLILDDSKSDKVDYGEFIHTIFGEMNEYRKAFVRKAYMKLDFNKTGSVPMIDVRKCYCAKKHPVVLTGKTAEEEMKSSFLEALGESCSNPNEVSYSEFEDYYEGLSFGIVDDDDFVNILRNSWGI; from the exons GGTGCCATGCCTAGATCTAACGACGCTTGGAGAGTCTGATGAAGAG GATGGGGACTCTTACATACCCTACACTGGAAGTTCTTCTCATAGGTGCCAACTAGATTCATCTTCGGAGTGGAGAACGTCACTACAAACTCCATCTGTACAGCATCAACAT AAGACAAGACCAGAAAATCTGATATCTGCCACAGACAGATCCAAACCCAAGCATGGCCAGTATGAATCAGGTATGAAGGAAGAATATAAGCAACATCCTCAGagaactgcagaaaagaaaaaagaccaCCTCCAGTGTCCAGACACTTCAATAAAG GGTACACAGCTTGATGATGGACAAGATGATTTTGTAACTATTGATAAGAAAGCTCTCTTGCATCAATGCTATATAAACAAGCCGTATAAAATGCAGCACAACGTAAGGAAATCAGAAGCT GAGGATGttgctgcagagaggagaaaacaggcTGTTGTAGAACAAGTTATGGTGGATCAATTATGTAG AGCTGTCATAAGTGATCCAGAGCAGTCCACACGTTCTGATGCTTGCAAGGAAGCTCAAGGACTTCTGGGAGCTGGCATAGCACCGACACGTTTTAGAAAAAGGACACTCCATGAAACCAA AGTAAGGACCAAATCAGGACTAACTGAGAACATGCTTTCCAACAAGCTACGCTTTGATAGTAGGATTATATCGAG AAATGGTCACGATGCTTGTAGGGAGttgattggatttttttttgcatgtgacAAATCCCTTACTGTGTATGAATATCGTCAGTTTGGAAAAAACAG ttttgaattatttcacAGGACAAATGCCTTGCCTTTCATTCAGAAGGGAGTTTATCAACATCAGCGTGgacaaagaaagggaaaatcttATGATCTTAGTGACTTCTACATT GGAGCCAATCTGACTTTCCGAAGTGTTGATCATAACCTTCCAGAAAGTGTTAAGCAGAACCCCGTCTTCACCCTTCGTGTGATAAGTATTGATGAAGCAGCTATGGATAACCTAAA AGCTTCTTCTGTGGAACTCAAGGAAGAGTGTTCAAGGCAAGTGGTTGATGACAGCAAAGTTTTCAAGAAGATTCAAG GTATATTCAGAGAATCACTAAGTAAAAGAGGAGTTCGGGTTATAACAGGCTTAGGAAAGTATTTCCGACAAATAGACAAGAACAGAAATGGCTTTCTTTCTCAAGCAACCTTGAAAGAAGCTCTAAAAGTATTCCATTTGGAAATACCTGAAGGG gaCTTTGAATCCTTATGGCTTATTCTTGATGATAGCAAGAGTGATAAGGTCGACTATGGAGAATTCATCCATACCATCTTTGGAGAAATGAATGAATATAGGAAAGCATTTGTAAGAAAA GCTTATATGAAACTAGATTTCAACAAAACTGGGAGTGTGCCTATGATAGATGTCAGAAAATGTTACTGTGCAAAGAAACATCCTGTGGTATTGACAG gcaaaactgcagaagaagaaatgaaatcttCATTTCTAGAAGCATTAGGAGAGTCCTGCAGCAACCCCAATGAAGTGTCCTATTCTGAGTTTGAAGATTACTATGAAGGATTAAGTTTTGGAATTGTGGATGATGATGACTTTGTTAACATCTTAAGGAATTCATGGGGAATTTAG
- the CAPS2 gene encoding calcyphosin-2 isoform X3, translated as MDLEVNGVAASPRRKAELSLRVKKCQGWRPNRQATHSPHPPEVPCLDLTTLGESDEEDGDSYIPYTGSSSHRCQLDSSSEWRTSLQTPSVQHQHKTRPENLISATDRSKPKHGQYESGMKEEYKQHPQRTAEKKKDHLQCPDTSIKEDVAAERRKQAVVEQVMVDQLCRAVISDPEQSTRSDACKEAQGLLGAGIAPTRFRKRTLHETKVRTKSGLTENMLSNKLRFDSRIISRNGHDACRELIGFFFACDKSLTVYEYRQFGKNSFELFHRTNALPFIQKGVYQHQRGQRKGKSYDLSDFYIGANLTFRSVDHNLPESVKQNPVFTLRVISIDEAAMDNLKASSVELKEECSRQVVDDSKVFKKIQGIFRESLSKRGVRVITGLGKYFRQIDKNRNGFLSQATLKEALKVFHLEIPEGDFESLWLILDDSKSDKVDYGEFIHTIFGEMNEYRKAFVRKAYMKLDFNKTGSVPMIDVRKCYCAKKHPVVLTGKTAEEEMKSSFLEALGESCSNPNEVSYSEFEDYYEGLSFGIVDDDDFVNILRNSWGI; from the exons GGTGCCATGCCTAGATCTAACGACGCTTGGAGAGTCTGATGAAGAG GATGGGGACTCTTACATACCCTACACTGGAAGTTCTTCTCATAGGTGCCAACTAGATTCATCTTCGGAGTGGAGAACGTCACTACAAACTCCATCTGTACAGCATCAACAT AAGACAAGACCAGAAAATCTGATATCTGCCACAGACAGATCCAAACCCAAGCATGGCCAGTATGAATCAGGTATGAAGGAAGAATATAAGCAACATCCTCAGagaactgcagaaaagaaaaaagaccaCCTCCAGTGTCCAGACACTTCAATAAAG GAGGATGttgctgcagagaggagaaaacaggcTGTTGTAGAACAAGTTATGGTGGATCAATTATGTAG AGCTGTCATAAGTGATCCAGAGCAGTCCACACGTTCTGATGCTTGCAAGGAAGCTCAAGGACTTCTGGGAGCTGGCATAGCACCGACACGTTTTAGAAAAAGGACACTCCATGAAACCAA AGTAAGGACCAAATCAGGACTAACTGAGAACATGCTTTCCAACAAGCTACGCTTTGATAGTAGGATTATATCGAG AAATGGTCACGATGCTTGTAGGGAGttgattggatttttttttgcatgtgacAAATCCCTTACTGTGTATGAATATCGTCAGTTTGGAAAAAACAG ttttgaattatttcacAGGACAAATGCCTTGCCTTTCATTCAGAAGGGAGTTTATCAACATCAGCGTGgacaaagaaagggaaaatcttATGATCTTAGTGACTTCTACATT GGAGCCAATCTGACTTTCCGAAGTGTTGATCATAACCTTCCAGAAAGTGTTAAGCAGAACCCCGTCTTCACCCTTCGTGTGATAAGTATTGATGAAGCAGCTATGGATAACCTAAA AGCTTCTTCTGTGGAACTCAAGGAAGAGTGTTCAAGGCAAGTGGTTGATGACAGCAAAGTTTTCAAGAAGATTCAAG GTATATTCAGAGAATCACTAAGTAAAAGAGGAGTTCGGGTTATAACAGGCTTAGGAAAGTATTTCCGACAAATAGACAAGAACAGAAATGGCTTTCTTTCTCAAGCAACCTTGAAAGAAGCTCTAAAAGTATTCCATTTGGAAATACCTGAAGGG gaCTTTGAATCCTTATGGCTTATTCTTGATGATAGCAAGAGTGATAAGGTCGACTATGGAGAATTCATCCATACCATCTTTGGAGAAATGAATGAATATAGGAAAGCATTTGTAAGAAAA GCTTATATGAAACTAGATTTCAACAAAACTGGGAGTGTGCCTATGATAGATGTCAGAAAATGTTACTGTGCAAAGAAACATCCTGTGGTATTGACAG gcaaaactgcagaagaagaaatgaaatcttCATTTCTAGAAGCATTAGGAGAGTCCTGCAGCAACCCCAATGAAGTGTCCTATTCTGAGTTTGAAGATTACTATGAAGGATTAAGTTTTGGAATTGTGGATGATGATGACTTTGTTAACATCTTAAGGAATTCATGGGGAATTTAG
- the CAPS2 gene encoding calcyphosin-2 isoform X2: protein MDLEVNGVAASPRRKAELSLRVKKCQGWRPNRQATHSPHPPEVPCLDLTTLGESDEEDGDSYIPYTGSSSHRCQLDSSSEWRTSLQTPSVQHQHKTRPENLISATDRSKPKHGQYESGMKEEYKQHPQRTAEKKKDHLQCPDTSIKGTQLDDGQDDFVTIDKKALLHQCYINKPYKMQHNVRKSEAEDVAAERRKQAVVEQVMVDQLCRAVISDPEQSTRSDACKEAQGLLGAGIAPTRFRKRTLHETKVRTKSGLTENMLSNKLRFDSRIISRNGHDACRELIGFFFACDKSLTVYEYRQFGKNRTNALPFIQKGVYQHQRGQRKGKSYDLSDFYIGANLTFRSVDHNLPESVKQNPVFTLRVISIDEAAMDNLKASSVELKEECSRQVVDDSKVFKKIQGIFRESLSKRGVRVITGLGKYFRQIDKNRNGFLSQATLKEALKVFHLEIPEGDFESLWLILDDSKSDKVDYGEFIHTIFGEMNEYRKAFVRKAYMKLDFNKTGSVPMIDVRKCYCAKKHPVVLTGKTAEEEMKSSFLEALGESCSNPNEVSYSEFEDYYEGLSFGIVDDDDFVNILRNSWGI from the exons GGTGCCATGCCTAGATCTAACGACGCTTGGAGAGTCTGATGAAGAG GATGGGGACTCTTACATACCCTACACTGGAAGTTCTTCTCATAGGTGCCAACTAGATTCATCTTCGGAGTGGAGAACGTCACTACAAACTCCATCTGTACAGCATCAACAT AAGACAAGACCAGAAAATCTGATATCTGCCACAGACAGATCCAAACCCAAGCATGGCCAGTATGAATCAGGTATGAAGGAAGAATATAAGCAACATCCTCAGagaactgcagaaaagaaaaaagaccaCCTCCAGTGTCCAGACACTTCAATAAAG GGTACACAGCTTGATGATGGACAAGATGATTTTGTAACTATTGATAAGAAAGCTCTCTTGCATCAATGCTATATAAACAAGCCGTATAAAATGCAGCACAACGTAAGGAAATCAGAAGCT GAGGATGttgctgcagagaggagaaaacaggcTGTTGTAGAACAAGTTATGGTGGATCAATTATGTAG AGCTGTCATAAGTGATCCAGAGCAGTCCACACGTTCTGATGCTTGCAAGGAAGCTCAAGGACTTCTGGGAGCTGGCATAGCACCGACACGTTTTAGAAAAAGGACACTCCATGAAACCAA AGTAAGGACCAAATCAGGACTAACTGAGAACATGCTTTCCAACAAGCTACGCTTTGATAGTAGGATTATATCGAG AAATGGTCACGATGCTTGTAGGGAGttgattggatttttttttgcatgtgacAAATCCCTTACTGTGTATGAATATCGTCAGTTTGGAAAAAACAG GACAAATGCCTTGCCTTTCATTCAGAAGGGAGTTTATCAACATCAGCGTGgacaaagaaagggaaaatcttATGATCTTAGTGACTTCTACATT GGAGCCAATCTGACTTTCCGAAGTGTTGATCATAACCTTCCAGAAAGTGTTAAGCAGAACCCCGTCTTCACCCTTCGTGTGATAAGTATTGATGAAGCAGCTATGGATAACCTAAA AGCTTCTTCTGTGGAACTCAAGGAAGAGTGTTCAAGGCAAGTGGTTGATGACAGCAAAGTTTTCAAGAAGATTCAAG GTATATTCAGAGAATCACTAAGTAAAAGAGGAGTTCGGGTTATAACAGGCTTAGGAAAGTATTTCCGACAAATAGACAAGAACAGAAATGGCTTTCTTTCTCAAGCAACCTTGAAAGAAGCTCTAAAAGTATTCCATTTGGAAATACCTGAAGGG gaCTTTGAATCCTTATGGCTTATTCTTGATGATAGCAAGAGTGATAAGGTCGACTATGGAGAATTCATCCATACCATCTTTGGAGAAATGAATGAATATAGGAAAGCATTTGTAAGAAAA GCTTATATGAAACTAGATTTCAACAAAACTGGGAGTGTGCCTATGATAGATGTCAGAAAATGTTACTGTGCAAAGAAACATCCTGTGGTATTGACAG gcaaaactgcagaagaagaaatgaaatcttCATTTCTAGAAGCATTAGGAGAGTCCTGCAGCAACCCCAATGAAGTGTCCTATTCTGAGTTTGAAGATTACTATGAAGGATTAAGTTTTGGAATTGTGGATGATGATGACTTTGTTAACATCTTAAGGAATTCATGGGGAATTTAG